A single region of the Halopiger xanaduensis SH-6 genome encodes:
- a CDS encoding NAD-dependent epimerase/dehydratase family protein, protein MDSALVIGGTRFIGRHLVEELLAHEYDVTIFNRGNHENPFADDDRVDHVEGDRTNESALEAAAMTVDPDAVFDCVAYQPRDVRAATTIFADCDAYVYISSGAAYGREDIPKREDETPLEPCTADQATDDSQETYGNRKAEGDRAVFAAAEEGVNAMAVRPPIVYGPHDYTERLDFWIDRVNEYDRVIVPGDGTNVWHRVYVEDVASALRIVAERGESGEAYNVGDRRIVTLEEMVELIADALETSVDIVHAGPRELEAADLSLDDYVLYRDYPHVLSTAKLAALGWESTPLEEAMERSVADHLESDRDGSEHGPDRDAEERVLGILDTL, encoded by the coding sequence ATGGACAGCGCACTCGTCATCGGCGGCACGCGCTTTATCGGCCGCCACCTCGTCGAGGAGTTGCTCGCCCACGAGTACGACGTGACGATCTTCAACCGCGGCAATCACGAGAATCCGTTCGCCGACGACGACCGCGTCGACCACGTCGAAGGCGACCGAACGAACGAATCCGCACTCGAGGCCGCCGCGATGACGGTCGACCCCGACGCCGTCTTCGACTGCGTTGCCTACCAGCCCCGCGACGTCCGCGCGGCGACGACGATCTTCGCGGACTGCGACGCCTACGTCTACATCTCGAGCGGTGCAGCCTACGGCCGCGAGGACATTCCGAAGCGCGAGGACGAAACGCCGCTCGAGCCCTGTACGGCCGACCAAGCGACCGACGACTCGCAGGAAACGTACGGAAATCGGAAGGCCGAGGGTGACCGCGCAGTGTTCGCCGCGGCCGAAGAGGGCGTCAATGCGATGGCCGTCCGCCCGCCGATCGTCTACGGGCCGCACGACTACACCGAACGGCTGGACTTCTGGATCGACCGCGTCAACGAGTACGATCGCGTCATCGTTCCCGGCGACGGAACGAACGTCTGGCACCGCGTCTACGTCGAGGACGTCGCGAGCGCGCTGCGGATCGTCGCCGAACGCGGCGAGTCCGGCGAGGCCTACAACGTCGGCGACCGGCGCATCGTCACCCTCGAGGAGATGGTCGAACTGATCGCGGACGCGCTCGAGACGAGCGTCGACATCGTCCACGCCGGCCCGCGCGAACTCGAGGCCGCCGATCTCTCGCTCGACGATTACGTCCTCTACCGCGACTATCCCCACGTCCTCTCGACGGCTAAACTCGCCGCCCTCGGGTGGGAGTCGACGCCGCTCGAGGAAGCCATGGAGCGATCGGTGGCCGATCACCTCGAGAGCGACCGCGACGGGAGCGAACACGGCCCGGACCGGGACGCCGAAGAGCGAGTGTTAGGGATTCTGGACACGCTGTAG
- a CDS encoding RAD55 family ATPase, whose amino-acid sequence MTEQLRTDQRAAVPFRCDHCHYPIPGEAERADDGDGHFCSTACKEAAEDDSTMPEPDAYKRVVTGIEPLDSLLPNGIPADAFVLLSGDEGTRRSELLTELVWRALERGEPAVVVSYANPPTATLERFFQNGWNVLPALEDDRLTVIDCFTHRLEDRDRFLETQTEWTNFVGEAAADALVEVEDPSDLAAVASRLQDVLDDREMSETGIVTIDSLDELDSLLREESVHNFVKDVRATVCKGRFVPIVAGATTAGTDPYPEAEYVFDGIVDLRLTDEMTPNARLKQLGVRKLIGAQFLPQWVTYEYEPVRGLFAFGPSTDAREVYENAGPVPMQERPQR is encoded by the coding sequence ATGACCGAACAGCTCCGGACCGACCAGCGAGCGGCCGTTCCCTTCCGGTGCGACCACTGCCACTATCCGATTCCGGGCGAGGCGGAACGCGCCGACGACGGCGACGGTCACTTCTGTTCGACGGCCTGCAAGGAGGCCGCCGAAGACGACTCGACGATGCCCGAACCCGACGCGTACAAGCGCGTCGTCACCGGGATCGAACCCCTCGACTCTCTCTTGCCGAACGGCATCCCCGCGGACGCGTTCGTCCTGCTGTCGGGCGACGAAGGGACCCGTCGCAGCGAGCTCCTGACCGAACTCGTCTGGCGCGCCTTAGAGCGGGGCGAACCCGCCGTCGTCGTCTCCTACGCGAACCCGCCGACGGCGACCCTCGAGCGGTTCTTCCAGAACGGCTGGAACGTCCTGCCGGCGCTCGAGGACGACCGCTTGACGGTCATCGACTGCTTCACCCACCGGCTCGAGGATCGGGATCGGTTCCTCGAGACTCAAACGGAGTGGACGAACTTCGTCGGCGAGGCCGCGGCGGACGCGCTCGTCGAGGTCGAAGATCCGAGCGATCTCGCCGCGGTCGCAAGCAGGTTGCAGGACGTTCTCGACGACCGGGAGATGTCGGAAACCGGGATCGTGACGATCGACTCGCTCGACGAACTCGACTCGCTCCTGCGGGAGGAGTCGGTCCACAACTTCGTCAAGGACGTTCGCGCGACCGTCTGTAAGGGTCGGTTCGTGCCGATCGTCGCCGGCGCGACGACCGCGGGGACGGACCCGTACCCCGAAGCCGAGTACGTCTTCGACGGCATCGTCGACCTCCGGCTGACGGATGAGATGACGCCGAACGCGCGGCTTAAACAGCTCGGCGTCCGGAAACTGATCGGCGCCCAGTTCCTGCCCCAGTGGGTGACCTACGAGTACGAGCCGGTTCGCGGCCTGTTCGCGTTCGGGCCGTCGACGGACGCCCGGGAGGTATACGAGAACGCGGGGCCGGTACCGATGCAGGAGCGCCCACAGCGATAA
- a CDS encoding SMP-30/gluconolactonase/LRE family protein, translating into MTRYERVADTTAHTGEGPLWHPEEELLYWVDIPAGKLYAYDPATDEYDLAYETEGDDEPLGGYTIEADGALLLFTHGTVSRWEPGSDEAEPVAEIDGAETRFNDVIADPEGRVFCGTMPGEGDLGDLYRLETDGTVTPVVEDVDIPNGMGFTEDLETFYFTESEEHVIYAYEYDRETGAISNRRPFVEVPSDDGVPDGMTVDEEGSVWSARWNGGRVVRYDRDGEPVDEIELPARKVSSVTFGGPDYEDLYLTTALADGDRADEGDGAGALFRVSDVGPDGVPVFRSRVGLE; encoded by the coding sequence ATGACACGATACGAACGCGTCGCGGACACGACCGCCCACACCGGCGAAGGGCCGCTGTGGCACCCCGAAGAGGAACTGCTCTACTGGGTCGACATCCCGGCCGGGAAACTCTACGCGTACGATCCGGCGACCGACGAATACGACCTGGCCTACGAGACCGAGGGCGACGACGAACCGCTCGGCGGCTACACCATCGAAGCGGACGGCGCCCTGCTGCTGTTCACCCACGGCACCGTGAGTCGCTGGGAACCCGGGTCCGACGAGGCGGAGCCGGTCGCCGAAATCGACGGCGCCGAGACGCGGTTCAACGACGTTATCGCCGACCCCGAGGGCCGAGTCTTCTGCGGGACGATGCCCGGCGAGGGCGACCTCGGCGATCTCTACCGCCTCGAGACCGACGGGACGGTGACCCCCGTCGTCGAGGACGTCGACATCCCCAACGGAATGGGCTTTACCGAGGATCTCGAGACGTTCTACTTCACCGAATCGGAGGAACACGTCATCTACGCGTACGAGTACGACCGCGAGACCGGCGCAATTTCGAACCGCCGGCCGTTCGTCGAGGTCCCGAGCGACGACGGCGTGCCGGACGGCATGACGGTCGACGAGGAGGGCTCCGTCTGGTCGGCCCGCTGGAACGGCGGCCGAGTCGTTCGCTACGACCGCGACGGCGAACCCGTCGACGAGATCGAACTGCCCGCCCGAAAGGTCTCCTCCGTCACCTTCGGTGGTCCCGACTACGAGGATCTCTACCTGACGACGGCGCTCGCGGACGGCGACCGAGCAGACGAGGGCGACGGCGCAGGTGCGCTCTTCCGCGTCTCTGACGTCGGTCCCGACGGCGTGCCGGTGTTCCGTTCGCGGGTTGGCCTCGAGTGA